The Candidatus Binatus sp. genome has a segment encoding these proteins:
- a CDS encoding L-threonylcarbamoyladenylate synthase, with the protein MFRLEDGIAALQEGELVVYPTETFYGLGADPFSASALKLLFAAKAREPERPVGMIAADAAMAFSITREVSEPARRLADAFWPGPLTLVLPAREGFAPELIGADGIGVRVSPHPIARGLARGLGNPITATSANLSGEAPAMTLAEARSAFGAKVKVYLEGGKLTAAAPSTVVAIRRDKVKMIRIGAISEAQIAAVLAGAVMK; encoded by the coding sequence ATGTTCAGGCTCGAAGATGGTATCGCGGCGTTGCAGGAAGGCGAATTGGTGGTCTATCCAACCGAAACATTTTACGGGCTGGGCGCCGATCCGTTTTCCGCGAGCGCATTGAAATTGTTGTTCGCGGCGAAGGCGCGCGAGCCTGAGCGACCGGTGGGAATGATTGCCGCTGACGCCGCGATGGCGTTTTCGATCACGCGAGAAGTTTCCGAGCCGGCGCGGCGGCTGGCCGACGCATTCTGGCCGGGCCCGCTCACGCTCGTGCTTCCAGCGCGTGAAGGTTTCGCGCCGGAGCTGATCGGCGCCGACGGGATCGGAGTGCGCGTGTCGCCGCATCCGATCGCGCGCGGGTTGGCGCGTGGTTTAGGCAATCCGATCACGGCGACCAGCGCGAATCTGAGCGGCGAGGCGCCTGCGATGACTCTCGCAGAGGCTCGATCGGCGTTCGGCGCAAAAGTTAAAGTTTATCTTGAAGGTGGAAAGTTGACCGCGGCGGCGCCCAGTACGGTCGTCGCGATCAGGCGGGATAAAGTAAAGATGATCAGAATCGGCGCTATCTCGGAAGCTCAAATCGCGGCCGTGCTGGCCGGCGCGGTGATGAAGTGA
- the purD gene encoding phosphoribosylamine--glycine ligase, whose amino-acid sequence MKVLVIGKGGREHALAWRLHQSESVWKIFCATGNPGIHQIAEPVAIAPTDFAALIEFARDKEIDLTVVGPEDPLAAGIVDEFASAGLKIFGPTAAAAQLETSKSFAKAVMREAGVPTADFESFDDADAARRYVRSRKRSVVVKADGLALGKGVVVCRDESAALQAIADAMDLRRFGAAGNRVVIEEFLTGEELSFFALCDGENAIALGSAQDHKAIFDGDRGPNTGGMGAYSPVPQFGAELEARIMREVISPTLAAMNARGTPFRGVLFAGLMIDGDQINVIEFNARFGDPECEALMMRFDGDLAATLLAAAEGKLTEASFRLSPRSAVAVVMASGGYPGEYAKGVEIADLDRIEGNAPSEIKTKWALNKIRVKVFHNGTAIRDGRLVTDGGRVLTVTAMAPKLAAAVDAAYQAAEMIRFEGRHFRRDIAGRALARISATGGASV is encoded by the coding sequence ATGAAAGTTCTCGTCATCGGCAAGGGAGGTCGCGAGCACGCGCTCGCTTGGCGCCTGCATCAGAGCGAAAGCGTCTGGAAGATTTTTTGCGCGACCGGAAATCCGGGGATCCATCAGATTGCCGAGCCGGTCGCGATCGCACCAACCGACTTCGCCGCGTTGATCGAATTCGCGCGTGACAAAGAGATAGACCTCACCGTCGTCGGACCCGAGGATCCGCTCGCAGCAGGAATCGTCGACGAGTTTGCAAGCGCGGGACTCAAAATCTTCGGGCCAACTGCGGCGGCAGCACAACTCGAAACCAGCAAGTCATTCGCGAAGGCCGTGATGCGCGAGGCGGGCGTTCCCACCGCGGACTTCGAATCGTTTGACGACGCCGACGCCGCGCGCCGCTATGTTCGCTCGCGCAAGCGTTCCGTCGTAGTCAAGGCCGACGGCCTCGCGCTCGGCAAAGGCGTCGTCGTATGCCGCGACGAGAGCGCCGCGCTGCAGGCAATCGCCGACGCGATGGATCTCCGCAGATTCGGCGCCGCGGGCAATCGCGTCGTGATCGAGGAATTTCTCACCGGCGAGGAGTTGTCGTTCTTCGCGCTGTGCGACGGCGAAAATGCGATCGCGCTCGGCTCCGCGCAGGATCACAAGGCAATCTTCGACGGCGATCGCGGTCCCAACACCGGCGGCATGGGCGCCTATTCACCGGTGCCTCAGTTCGGCGCCGAACTCGAAGCGCGCATCATGCGCGAAGTCATTTCGCCCACGCTCGCCGCGATGAACGCGCGCGGCACACCGTTTCGCGGCGTTCTGTTCGCCGGCCTGATGATCGACGGCGACCAGATCAATGTGATCGAATTCAATGCCCGCTTCGGCGATCCTGAATGCGAAGCGTTGATGATGCGCTTCGACGGCGATCTCGCCGCGACGTTGCTGGCGGCCGCCGAAGGCAAGCTCACAGAAGCGTCGTTCAGGCTGTCGCCGCGCAGCGCGGTCGCGGTCGTGATGGCGTCGGGCGGCTATCCGGGCGAATACGCGAAGGGCGTCGAGATTGCGGATCTCGATCGAATCGAAGGCAACGCGCCGTCGGAAATCAAAACGAAATGGGCGCTCAATAAAATTCGCGTCAAGGTCTTCCACAATGGCACCGCGATCCGCGACGGACGCCTTGTCACCGACGGCGGGCGCGTGCTGACTGTCACCGCGATGGCGCCGAAGCTCGCGGCGGCCGTCGATGCGGCGTACCAGGCGGCCGAGATGATCCGGTTCGAGGGCCGCCATTTCCGGCGCGACATCGCGGGCCGCGCATTGGCGCGTATTTCGGCGACCGGCGGCGCATCCGTATAA